One window of Chryseobacterium sp. JJR-5R genomic DNA carries:
- a CDS encoding sensor histidine kinase → MTDNNIDIYIQALDSANCGIVITDNTQPDNPIIYCNKAFETMTDYSYDEIIGHNCRFLQAQDRSQSERQFLRECIINGDECRVEIRNYKKNGNLFWNELFISPVKNKEGKVTHFIGVQNDITERKRSEHELLAEKSSIERKIRERTKELAEKEVFLSSIIQTVRESLLVLDSDYKVLSANNHFLNSFKVTSGDTVGKILFELGNNQWNIGPFKELLMKILPTNNPVVDYEVEHDFPYIGKKVMLVNAYRIEFEGQYKDRILIAIEDITEKKEIDRRKDDFLSIASHELKTPLTTIKGLIQLLQRMVPEGSSDKYTITLDKVSLYVDRLNILISDLLDTSKIQSGNIELHKEPFKIDKTITDTVENLSLAAPNHKISLSGSTQSDVLGDELQISQVINNLISNAIKYSPGSHDVEVYLSKVGNFVKISVKDYGMGINAQDKAKIFERFFRARDIQKKFPGLGIGLYISHEIIVNHNGTLWVESEVGEGSTFSFTLPIMKNDENE, encoded by the coding sequence ATGACGGATAATAATATTGACATTTATATTCAGGCACTGGATTCGGCTAACTGCGGAATTGTAATCACCGATAATACCCAGCCTGACAATCCTATTATCTACTGTAACAAGGCATTTGAAACGATGACAGACTATTCTTATGATGAAATCATAGGACACAACTGCCGCTTTCTCCAGGCCCAGGACCGTTCACAGTCCGAAAGGCAGTTCCTTAGGGAATGTATCATTAACGGAGATGAGTGCCGCGTGGAGATCAGGAATTATAAGAAAAACGGCAATCTGTTCTGGAATGAACTTTTTATTTCACCCGTTAAAAATAAAGAAGGCAAAGTCACACATTTTATCGGTGTCCAGAATGACATCACTGAGCGCAAGAGGTCTGAACATGAACTGCTTGCAGAAAAATCTTCAATTGAAAGAAAAATCAGGGAACGCACAAAAGAACTTGCCGAAAAAGAAGTATTCCTTTCCAGTATTATACAGACCGTACGGGAAAGCCTCCTGGTGCTGGATTCCGATTATAAAGTACTGAGCGCGAACAACCATTTTTTAAATTCATTTAAAGTCACGTCAGGAGATACCGTAGGGAAAATTTTATTTGAACTCGGAAACAACCAGTGGAACATCGGGCCTTTCAAGGAGCTCCTTATGAAGATACTTCCTACCAATAACCCGGTTGTGGATTACGAAGTGGAACATGATTTTCCGTACATCGGCAAAAAAGTAATGCTGGTGAATGCGTACCGCATTGAGTTTGAGGGACAATATAAAGACAGGATATTAATTGCAATAGAAGATATCACGGAGAAGAAAGAAATTGACCGCCGCAAAGATGATTTCCTTTCTATAGCAAGCCATGAGCTTAAAACCCCTCTAACAACAATAAAAGGGCTTATCCAGCTTCTTCAAAGGATGGTTCCTGAGGGTTCTTCTGATAAATATACCATAACGCTTGATAAAGTATCCTTATATGTAGACCGCCTCAATATCCTGATATCAGACCTTCTGGATACTTCTAAAATCCAGTCGGGCAACATAGAACTCCACAAGGAGCCGTTTAAAATTGATAAAACAATCACCGATACGGTAGAAAACCTGTCGTTAGCCGCTCCCAACCATAAGATTTCCTTATCCGGCAGTACGCAATCAGACGTTTTAGGGGACGAGCTGCAAATCTCACAGGTAATCAACAATCTGATTTCCAATGCCATTAAATACTCACCCGGTTCACATGATGTTGAGGTCTATTTAAGTAAGGTAGGAAATTTTGTGAAGATTTCGGTAAAGGATTATGGAATGGGCATCAATGCCCAGGACAAAGCAAAGATCTTCGAAAGGTTTTTCAGGGCAAGGGATATACAGAAAAAATTTCCGGGGCTTGGTATCGGCCTCTATATTTCACACGAAATTATCGTTAACCATAACGGAACACTTTGGGTAGAAAGTGAAGTAGGTGAAGGATCAACCTTCAGCTTTACTTTACCTATAATGAAAAATGATGAAAATGAATAG
- a CDS encoding response regulator transcription factor, with translation MNSKKIIVCDDDQGILDVLQMLLETEGFTVFTEINSTNLIKQIQNNTPDLILLDLWMPLLSGDQVLKMIRNTEEIKDMPVIVLSASVDGSDIAADAGANDFVAKPFDLDDIIFKINNLLNN, from the coding sequence ATGAATAGCAAAAAGATCATCGTCTGTGATGACGATCAGGGCATACTGGATGTATTGCAGATGCTCCTTGAAACGGAAGGATTTACAGTCTTTACTGAGATCAACAGTACCAACCTGATCAAACAGATTCAAAACAATACGCCTGATCTTATCCTGCTGGATCTCTGGATGCCGCTTTTATCCGGTGACCAGGTTCTGAAGATGATCCGTAATACAGAAGAGATAAAAGATATGCCGGTCATTGTTTTATCCGCCAGTGTAGACGGCAGCGACATTGCCGCTGATGCAGGAGCCAATGATTTTGTAGCCAAACCTTTTGATCTTGATGATATTATTTTTAAAATCAACAATTTATTGAACAATTAA
- a CDS encoding DUF4385 domain-containing protein: protein MKEKKPSYLNFNSEDYPWKPDIDYRANPELYLVGKGEQGVLICEPYKSEIGQYWRFKTVEIAEESSEKIFGMFRQYIKDRDFVGADMARKYLQMGYTRARRYCNYKGGRKYDKENGYQSLERGTGDPEKAASAAIFYDRWKEAEADSQYTRMKAVWKKDKG, encoded by the coding sequence ATGAAAGAAAAGAAGCCCAGCTACCTGAATTTTAATTCTGAGGATTATCCTTGGAAACCGGATATTGATTACCGTGCTAATCCTGAACTTTATCTTGTGGGAAAAGGCGAACAGGGCGTCCTGATCTGTGAACCGTATAAAAGTGAAATAGGGCAGTACTGGCGTTTCAAGACTGTGGAGATTGCAGAGGAAAGTTCAGAAAAGATTTTCGGGATGTTTAGGCAATATATTAAAGATCGTGATTTTGTAGGTGCAGATATGGCCAGGAAATACCTGCAGATGGGGTATACGCGGGCACGAAGGTACTGCAATTATAAAGGAGGCAGGAAGTATGATAAGGAGAACGGATACCAATCGCTGGAAAGGGGGACCGGTGATCCTGAAAAGGCAGCATCGGCAGCAATTTTTTATGACCGATGGAAAGAAGCAGAGGCCGACAGCCAATATACCCGGATGAAAGCTGTGTGGAAGAAAGACAAGGGCTGA
- the egtB gene encoding ergothioneine biosynthesis protein EgtB has product MENNTITDPLIKRFHDIRRHTAEICAPLEIEDYVVQPVVDVSPPKWHLGHTTWFFETFILQHYDPSYKVFDSQYNFVFNSYYETIGARVIRTDRGNLSRPSVADVYRYRKYVDEKMAEFLESEYMAGAVEPLLELGLNHEQQHQELLMTDIKYILGHNPLFPVYKPDGKSNTERVQENLKMLPFSAGIYEIGFSGTGFCFDNELGRHKVYVDDFEISEHPVTNGEYLEFIEAGGYTDFRHWHADGWNWVQQKKMVSPLYWHFINGAWMMYTLSGLQEINPDEELCHVSFYEASAYASWKGLRLPTEEEWEIASPDFKWGKRWEWTNSAYLPYPGFKKEPGAVGEYNGKFMVNQMVLRGASEATSKGHSRNTYRNFFPAELQWQFSGIRLAK; this is encoded by the coding sequence ATGGAAAATAATACAATAACGGATCCTCTTATTAAGCGGTTTCATGATATCCGAAGGCATACGGCAGAGATCTGTGCACCGCTGGAAATAGAAGATTATGTAGTACAGCCGGTGGTAGATGTAAGCCCTCCGAAATGGCATCTAGGACATACCACATGGTTTTTTGAGACCTTTATCCTTCAACATTATGATCCTTCTTATAAAGTATTCGATTCTCAGTATAATTTTGTGTTCAACAGCTACTATGAAACCATCGGTGCACGTGTAATCCGTACTGACCGCGGGAACCTGAGCAGGCCTTCCGTGGCAGATGTTTACAGGTACAGGAAATATGTAGATGAAAAAATGGCTGAATTCCTGGAAAGTGAATATATGGCCGGTGCTGTTGAGCCTCTGCTCGAACTTGGACTGAACCACGAACAGCAACACCAGGAACTGCTTATGACCGATATCAAATATATTCTGGGGCATAACCCACTGTTTCCGGTCTATAAACCTGATGGGAAAAGCAATACTGAAAGGGTGCAGGAAAACCTTAAGATGCTGCCGTTTTCTGCAGGGATCTATGAAATCGGGTTTTCAGGTACGGGATTCTGTTTTGATAATGAACTTGGGAGGCATAAAGTCTATGTTGATGACTTTGAGATCTCGGAACATCCGGTTACCAATGGTGAATACCTGGAATTTATAGAAGCAGGTGGATACACGGACTTCAGGCACTGGCATGCGGATGGCTGGAACTGGGTACAGCAGAAAAAGATGGTTTCGCCTTTATACTGGCATTTTATTAACGGGGCATGGATGATGTACACCTTAAGCGGCTTACAGGAAATAAATCCTGATGAAGAACTCTGCCACGTAAGTTTTTATGAGGCTTCAGCTTATGCATCATGGAAAGGGCTGCGCCTTCCGACAGAAGAGGAATGGGAGATCGCTTCTCCGGATTTTAAATGGGGCAAACGCTGGGAATGGACCAACAGTGCCTATCTTCCGTATCCGGGCTTTAAAAAAGAACCGGGCGCAGTAGGAGAGTACAACGGGAAATTTATGGTCAACCAGATGGTTTTGCGCGGCGCTTCTGAAGCTACTTCCAAAGGACATAGCCGGAATACGTACCGGAACTTCTTTCCGGCAGAACTTCAGTGGCAGTTCTCGGGAATCAGGCTGGCGAAATAA
- the egtD gene encoding L-histidine N(alpha)-methyltransferase — protein MSLALTEDPETVFKSNHMNHFLEDVLTGLRSNPKHLSSKYFYDKTGDGLFQKIMAMPEYYLTRCELDIFRNKTGDLANLINAYGSAFDLIELGAGDAMKSAFLLRHLNEKGADFTYMPIDISGNILSVLKENLNKELPQLDIIPLEGEYFEMLEKASAMSSKRKVILFLGGNIGNMSRQEAEDFCKQLYHLSDPQDILLIGFDLKKNPHTVLNAYNDPGGVTAAFNLNLLSRINRELKGNFNPDYFQHYATYDPVTGACRSFLISLVNQEVLISGERIIFEENEILDMEVSQKFSIDEIHHLAEHTGFKVTGEITDSKNWFVDSIWKKGHLKTDVYGK, from the coding sequence ATGAGTCTAGCATTAACTGAAGACCCTGAAACGGTATTTAAAAGCAATCATATGAACCATTTTCTCGAAGATGTTCTTACAGGCCTCCGAAGCAACCCCAAACATTTATCTTCTAAGTATTTTTATGATAAGACCGGAGACGGCCTGTTTCAGAAGATAATGGCAATGCCGGAATATTACCTTACCCGTTGTGAGCTGGACATTTTCCGGAATAAAACCGGGGACCTTGCCAATCTCATCAATGCGTACGGCAGTGCTTTCGACCTTATTGAGCTGGGAGCAGGTGATGCGATGAAATCTGCCTTTCTATTGAGGCATCTCAATGAAAAAGGAGCCGACTTTACCTATATGCCGATTGACATATCCGGGAACATCCTTTCCGTGCTTAAAGAAAATCTGAATAAAGAACTTCCTCAACTTGATATTATCCCATTGGAAGGAGAATATTTTGAAATGCTTGAAAAAGCATCGGCCATGTCATCTAAGCGAAAGGTAATTTTATTTTTAGGAGGCAATATCGGGAATATGAGCAGACAGGAAGCGGAAGACTTCTGTAAGCAACTGTATCACCTGTCAGATCCTCAGGATATTCTGCTAATCGGTTTTGATTTGAAGAAGAATCCCCATACAGTGCTAAATGCCTACAATGACCCGGGAGGGGTGACAGCAGCCTTCAACCTGAATCTTCTTTCAAGGATCAACCGTGAGCTGAAAGGGAATTTCAATCCGGATTATTTTCAGCATTATGCAACGTATGATCCGGTTACCGGAGCCTGCCGGAGCTTTCTGATAAGCCTTGTTAATCAGGAAGTACTGATTTCCGGTGAAAGAATTATATTTGAAGAAAATGAAATCCTTGATATGGAAGTCTCACAGAAATTTTCAATAGATGAAATACATCACCTTGCAGAGCATACAGGCTTTAAGGTAACAGGAGAAATTACAGATTCCAAAAACTGGTTTGTCGACAGTATCTGGAAAAAAGGTCATCTTAAAACCGATGTTTATGGAAAATAA
- a CDS encoding SDR family oxidoreductase: MEKTITRRNAIGKIAATLAVAAVAPGALAQSQPQNQKVRNTTGPDLTDPTTKYPRPPFKSQSQPFPGLAGKMDPVPDHGEKSYIGSGRLMGRKALITGGDSGIGRAAAIAYAREGADVAINYLPEEESDAAEVIELIRKAGRKAVAIPGDIRDEAFCKRLVSQAVQQLGGLDILINNAGHQKTNESILDISTEAFDRTMKTNVYAPFWITKAALPHLKPGSSIIGLSSVQAYDPSENLYDYAQTKAATTSYVKSLAKQLGPKGIRVNGVAPGPVWTALEVSGGQTQENLVKFGDDTPLGRPGQPAELASIFVQLAANDASFTTGHIYGAAGGSGQP; this comes from the coding sequence ATGGAAAAAACAATCACAAGAAGAAATGCGATTGGAAAAATAGCGGCTACCCTTGCTGTTGCTGCTGTCGCTCCAGGCGCGCTGGCGCAGTCACAGCCGCAGAATCAAAAAGTACGAAATACTACCGGTCCGGACCTTACCGATCCCACTACCAAATACCCAAGGCCGCCTTTTAAAAGTCAGTCTCAGCCGTTTCCCGGATTAGCGGGTAAAATGGATCCTGTGCCGGACCATGGCGAGAAAAGCTATATCGGATCCGGAAGGTTAATGGGAAGAAAAGCACTGATTACCGGCGGGGATTCCGGGATAGGCCGTGCTGCAGCCATTGCCTATGCGCGTGAAGGTGCTGATGTAGCTATTAATTACCTGCCTGAAGAAGAATCCGATGCAGCAGAAGTCATTGAGCTGATCCGAAAGGCAGGCCGCAAAGCAGTGGCGATTCCGGGGGACATCAGGGACGAGGCATTCTGTAAAAGATTGGTTTCGCAGGCAGTGCAGCAGCTCGGCGGGCTGGATATCCTGATCAATAATGCAGGACACCAGAAAACCAATGAGTCTATTCTCGACATCAGTACCGAAGCATTTGACAGGACGATGAAAACCAATGTATATGCACCGTTCTGGATCACAAAAGCTGCTCTGCCCCATCTTAAACCGGGATCATCTATTATCGGGCTCTCATCCGTCCAGGCATATGACCCTTCTGAAAACCTGTATGATTACGCACAGACCAAGGCAGCAACCACAAGTTATGTAAAATCCCTTGCCAAGCAGCTGGGACCTAAAGGAATACGGGTAAACGGCGTAGCTCCGGGACCGGTATGGACAGCTTTAGAAGTAAGTGGCGGACAGACCCAGGAAAACCTGGTGAAATTCGGAGACGATACGCCTCTGGGAAGACCAGGGCAGCCTGCTGAGCTGGCTTCTATTTTTGTACAGCTTGCTGCCAATGATGCAAGTTTCACCACAGGGCATATTTACGGGGCCGCAGGAGGAAGCGGGCAGCCTTAA
- a CDS encoding lamin tail domain-containing protein, with protein sequence MKKVFTFIGLVSIAAFSNAQIVINEIYTGGGILGATLTNDFIELKNIGSSTSSLTGATIQYGPASGAFTQYHTLPNITLAPGQTYLIQEGSDGGGIINLVNPNLVVNTVLNFNGSNPLVGVGLSIAFTSGKVALASNTIQVTGPAASNVLDFVGYGLANQYEGSGAAPSPTILNSINRVSGDSNNNTVDFTVALASPQAGTLAVKDLYTSSTQYDFIRNSLVKNNEIVFGSAVKDVKIYSLSGQLIKTSSVKANETLNISELQKGNYIVTGAVNNKPVTQKILKE encoded by the coding sequence ATGAAAAAAGTATTTACTTTTATCGGACTTGTTTCGATAGCTGCATTTTCCAATGCTCAGATTGTCATTAATGAAATTTATACGGGAGGTGGAATTTTAGGCGCCACGCTGACCAATGATTTCATAGAGCTGAAGAATATCGGGTCTTCAACATCTTCTCTTACGGGTGCCACCATACAATACGGGCCTGCTTCCGGTGCATTTACCCAGTACCATACCCTGCCGAATATTACTTTGGCTCCGGGACAGACCTATCTGATTCAGGAAGGTTCGGACGGCGGCGGAATTATTAACCTTGTTAATCCCAATCTTGTTGTAAACACAGTCCTGAATTTTAACGGGTCGAATCCTTTGGTAGGTGTAGGATTAAGTATTGCCTTTACTTCGGGAAAAGTGGCTCTGGCAAGCAATACGATACAGGTTACGGGCCCTGCTGCCTCAAATGTCCTGGATTTTGTAGGATATGGCCTGGCGAATCAGTATGAAGGATCAGGAGCTGCGCCTTCCCCAACGATATTAAATTCAATTAATAGGGTTTCCGGGGACAGCAATAATAATACAGTGGACTTTACCGTTGCCCTTGCTTCTCCGCAGGCAGGTACACTGGCGGTGAAAGATCTTTATACCAGTTCTACACAATATGATTTCATCAGGAATTCTCTAGTAAAAAATAATGAAATTGTATTCGGGTCAGCAGTGAAAGATGTTAAGATTTACTCCCTTTCCGGCCAGTTGATTAAAACTTCTTCTGTGAAGGCTAATGAAACATTAAATATTTCAGAATTGCAGAAAGGAAATTATATTGTTACAGGAGCGGTTAACAACAAGCCGGTTACCCAGAAAATCTTAAAAGAATAG
- a CDS encoding gluconolaconase, producing the protein MKKIIVCALFVGCASAIPDQPTARIEFNAPEAYPEGIEYNSNSDTYFVSSARLGSIGKVTPAGAYSTLINDPTFKSSYGIRMHPDGKRLFACIGDANYSKFTSPETRKKMARLVGIDIATGKKTDDIDLAGLVPGEHFANDIAFDSQQNAYVTDSFANVIYKVTPGGKASVFADSPLFKTKGIGLNGIVYHPSGYLLTVSSGTGTLYKIDLSNPKNVAKVATEQFFLNGDGLLLTDSQKLVVVQNGGSDKIYELTSEDNWSSAKLSASTLAADRFTYPSTATKTKDKIWVMNAKFSELTDSTSVPSRKFAIQHARLMPLPR; encoded by the coding sequence ATGAAAAAAATAATAGTATGCGCGCTATTCGTAGGATGTGCTTCGGCCATTCCGGACCAGCCTACAGCGAGAATAGAATTTAACGCACCTGAAGCCTATCCTGAAGGAATTGAGTACAACAGCAATTCGGATACTTATTTTGTTTCTTCAGCAAGACTTGGAAGTATCGGCAAAGTAACGCCTGCCGGTGCTTACAGTACCCTGATCAACGATCCGACATTCAAATCAAGCTACGGCATCAGAATGCATCCGGACGGTAAACGCCTGTTTGCCTGCATCGGGGATGCCAATTACAGCAAGTTTACTTCACCGGAGACGCGTAAAAAAATGGCCCGCCTGGTAGGTATTGACATAGCAACAGGAAAAAAAACGGATGATATTGATCTTGCAGGATTGGTTCCGGGAGAACATTTTGCGAATGATATTGCTTTCGACAGCCAGCAGAATGCTTATGTTACCGACAGTTTTGCCAACGTGATTTATAAAGTAACACCTGGCGGCAAGGCATCTGTTTTTGCAGACAGTCCGCTCTTTAAAACAAAAGGCATCGGGCTGAACGGAATCGTCTATCATCCGTCCGGTTATCTGCTTACCGTAAGCAGCGGTACAGGGACCTTATATAAAATTGATCTCAGTAATCCTAAAAATGTGGCGAAAGTAGCCACAGAACAGTTTTTTCTTAACGGCGACGGATTGCTGCTTACTGATAGTCAGAAACTTGTAGTGGTGCAGAACGGTGGCAGCGATAAAATTTATGAGCTGACCTCAGAAGACAACTGGTCTTCTGCAAAACTGTCTGCATCCACCTTGGCGGCTGACCGTTTTACTTATCCGTCTACGGCTACAAAAACCAAAGACAAGATTTGGGTAATGAATGCCAAATTTTCAGAACTGACTGACAGTACTTCTGTCCCTTCCAGGAAATTTGCCATCCAGCATGCACGGCTGATGCCGCTGCCAAGATAA
- a CDS encoding PQQ-dependent sugar dehydrogenase has product MNSKTIFRIIPMVAALAFSGASAQRGTPPGDVTKITHSTNYPEHLDFVPEMVKLLKVPEGWEVSVAASGLGKPRMLYHTPNGNIYITRRDTGDVLLLKDTNNDGKFDDIRTVVAEFKGVHGITMKDGWMYLCNNNELRRYKMNTDGTLSGKEMLFKDMPSAGQHPNRTMDFGPDGKLYISIGTLCNDCKESDREAATMVQVDPATWKRTIFASGLRNTIGFDWHPQTNEFWAMDNGGDAKGDDWPPEELNQIKENKNYGFPFVYAKREIDESREDPAGDSKEKLAENTEPSVMEFQAHMAPIGFQFFPAGSPYSGDALVNWHGSWNRSKPVGFKVQRIRFVNGKPVGAEDFLTGFLKGKTRFGRPAGIAIASSGTVYISDDANGILYSIKKK; this is encoded by the coding sequence ATGAATAGTAAAACTATTTTCAGAATTATTCCCATGGTCGCCGCCCTTGCATTTTCAGGTGCATCGGCACAGCGCGGTACCCCTCCGGGAGATGTTACTAAAATTACGCATTCCACCAACTATCCGGAACATCTTGATTTTGTTCCCGAAATGGTAAAGCTCCTGAAAGTACCTGAAGGATGGGAGGTTTCCGTAGCTGCCTCAGGACTTGGGAAGCCAAGGATGCTGTACCATACGCCCAACGGAAACATATACATTACGCGCCGTGATACGGGAGATGTTCTCCTTTTGAAAGATACCAATAATGACGGCAAATTTGATGATATCAGAACCGTAGTGGCAGAATTCAAGGGAGTTCACGGAATTACCATGAAAGACGGATGGATGTACCTCTGCAACAATAATGAATTGCGGAGGTATAAAATGAATACCGACGGCACACTGAGCGGTAAAGAAATGCTGTTTAAGGACATGCCGAGCGCCGGCCAGCACCCGAACAGGACCATGGATTTCGGACCGGACGGCAAGCTGTACATTTCTATTGGAACCCTTTGCAATGACTGTAAGGAAAGCGACCGGGAGGCAGCCACTATGGTACAGGTTGACCCGGCTACCTGGAAAAGGACCATTTTTGCATCAGGCCTCCGGAATACCATCGGTTTCGACTGGCATCCGCAGACCAATGAATTCTGGGCAATGGATAACGGCGGTGATGCTAAAGGAGACGACTGGCCGCCTGAGGAACTGAACCAGATCAAAGAAAACAAAAATTACGGCTTTCCTTTTGTATACGCAAAAAGAGAGATTGACGAAAGCAGGGAAGACCCGGCAGGTGACAGCAAAGAAAAGCTGGCAGAAAATACCGAGCCTTCCGTAATGGAGTTCCAGGCGCATATGGCACCGATCGGATTTCAGTTTTTTCCTGCTGGTTCGCCATACAGCGGGGATGCCCTTGTTAACTGGCACGGATCCTGGAACCGCAGCAAGCCTGTAGGCTTTAAAGTACAGCGTATAAGGTTTGTCAACGGCAAGCCGGTAGGCGCAGAGGATTTCCTGACAGGTTTCCTTAAAGGCAAAACAAGGTTCGGCCGGCCGGCCGGGATAGCAATTGCCTCATCCGGCACAGTGTATATTTCCGATGATGCAAACGGCATTTTGTACAGTATCAAAAAAAAATAA
- a CDS encoding ferritin-like domain-containing protein, whose protein sequence is MKKTDTQDGRAARKVTAKSSAAEGLKELFIDELKDIVYAERALLKALPKMAKNASEPKLAAAIEDHIAVTEGQVQRLEKIFEILGESNRGKKCDAMEGLIKEGESIMEETEEGPVRDAGIISASQKIEHYEIASYGTLAAFARTLGEEEIASLLEATLAEEKEADALLTESAYNSINFEAADEDQDQE, encoded by the coding sequence ATGAAAAAGACAGACACTCAGGATGGAAGAGCAGCACGTAAAGTTACTGCAAAATCTTCCGCTGCAGAAGGCCTTAAAGAACTGTTCATTGATGAACTTAAAGATATTGTCTATGCAGAAAGAGCTTTGCTGAAAGCACTTCCTAAAATGGCTAAGAACGCAAGCGAGCCGAAGCTTGCCGCTGCTATCGAAGACCACATTGCCGTTACGGAAGGCCAGGTTCAGAGGCTGGAAAAGATTTTTGAAATACTCGGGGAATCCAACCGGGGAAAAAAGTGCGATGCCATGGAGGGGCTGATTAAAGAAGGGGAGAGTATTATGGAAGAAACCGAAGAAGGCCCGGTACGTGATGCGGGAATTATCTCTGCCTCACAGAAAATAGAACATTATGAAATAGCATCTTACGGTACGCTGGCTGCGTTTGCAAGAACACTTGGTGAGGAAGAAATCGCCTCACTGCTGGAAGCCACACTGGCGGAAGAAAAAGAAGCGGACGCATTGCTGACTGAATCTGCATACAACTCAATCAATTTTGAAGCGGCTGACGAAGATCAGGACCAGGAATAA
- a CDS encoding SDR family oxidoreductase produces MKSVLITGANKGIGLETAKQLSDKGLLVYLGSRDIEKGNAAVKELQEKGFENIRAIQVDVTKEETVMKARDIIEKEQGRLDVLINNAGISGVVTQNAAETSVKHYNEVFNVNLYGVVRVTQAFIGLLKQSEEPVIVNVSTSVGSLSLQSNPEWPAYDYGKYAVYASSKAAMNMYTVHLAYELRNAAIRINAVCPGYTKTDFTGYNGGEVEEAGKRIVRYALIRPDGPTGKFFSEESNPETGEIPW; encoded by the coding sequence ATGAAATCAGTATTAATTACAGGTGCCAATAAAGGCATCGGCCTGGAAACGGCAAAACAACTGTCAGACAAAGGATTGCTCGTCTATCTGGGAAGCAGGGATATTGAAAAAGGAAATGCTGCAGTGAAGGAATTACAGGAGAAAGGATTTGAAAACATCAGGGCAATACAGGTTGATGTTACCAAGGAGGAAACAGTGATGAAAGCCCGGGATATCATTGAAAAAGAGCAGGGCAGACTGGATGTTCTTATAAATAATGCCGGGATCAGCGGAGTGGTCACGCAGAATGCGGCTGAAACCTCTGTAAAGCATTACAATGAGGTGTTTAATGTTAATTTATACGGTGTTGTGCGTGTTACCCAGGCATTTATCGGTCTGCTGAAGCAGTCTGAAGAACCGGTAATCGTCAACGTAAGCACCAGTGTAGGTTCACTGTCATTGCAGAGCAATCCGGAATGGCCGGCATATGATTATGGGAAATATGCAGTATATGCTTCATCCAAGGCCGCTATGAATATGTATACCGTTCACCTGGCTTATGAATTACGAAATGCGGCAATCAGGATAAATGCAGTCTGTCCGGGGTATACGAAAACGGACTTTACCGGCTACAATGGAGGCGAGGTTGAAGAAGCCGGTAAGCGCATCGTCAGGTATGCTTTAATAAGGCCGGACGGCCCGACAGGAAAATTTTTCAGCGAAGAAAGCAATCCGGAGACAGGGGAGATCCCTTGGTAA